One region of Zingiber officinale cultivar Zhangliang chromosome 7B, Zo_v1.1, whole genome shotgun sequence genomic DNA includes:
- the LOC122007075 gene encoding protein Iojap, chloroplastic-like has translation MQALASLPSSAKLHQLPSLDSLRAAPAVTTRRRCPNLKLNRQFPFSLHTIHCQKHPDHGVNGGDTDDMFDDLFKKHGKVVYRSTDQKSPISEADDDAESLSFAVTLAKVANDVKAADIRVLFVKPLVYWTRFFIIVTAFSRPQIDAIGSRIRDTAEKQFDKIASGDTKPNSWTLLDFGDVVVHIFLPQQRAFYNLEEFYGNATSIELPFDNQSPFRN, from the exons ATGCAGGCATTAGCATCGCTCCCTTCCTCCGCAAAGCTCCATCAGCTCCCTTCCCTTGACTCGTTGAGGGCGGCGCCGGCGGTGACAACAAGGAGGCGATGCCCTAACCTCAAACTCAACCGACAGTTTCCTTTCTCTCTCCATACCATTCATTGTCAGAAGCATCCCGATCAC GGAGTGAACGGAGGTGACACAGACGACATGTTCGATGATTTGTTCAAGAAGCATGGAAAGGTGGTATATAGAAGCACCGACCAAAAGAGCCCAATTTCGGAGGCAGATGATGATGCTGAAAGCTTGTCCT TTGCTGTGACTCTAGCTAAGGTTGCCAATGATGTAAAAGCTGCTGATATTCGTGTTCTCTTCGTGAAGCCGCTGGTCTATTGGACTCGATTCTTTATCATTGTTACAGCATTTTCTCGTCCACAAATTGACGCAATTGG GTCAAGGATACGAGACACGGCTGAGAAGCAATTTGACAAAATTGCCTCTGGTGATACGAAGCCCAACTCGTGGACTTTACTAGACTTTG GTGATGTAGTAGTTCACATATTTCTTCCTCAGCAGCGAGCTTTCTACAACTTGGAAGAGTTTTATGGAAACGCCACATCTATCGAACTGCCTTTCGACAACCAATCCCCATTCCGAAACTAA
- the LOC122004712 gene encoding probable receptor-like protein kinase At2g21480: MRRLRISSMGKMEAVDWFIFLAICVACAVESAAAAAPFAPADSFLFDCGATSGVAMPDGRVFMTDEQTTPFLAASDEVRVSVPSAPGVPSPLYLSARIFHGESAYSFTLARPGWHWIRLYFFPLDNSDSDLTAAIFSVSTDDLVLLHSFSVDDPSEWVLKEYLVNATSPNLTLRFSPLHDSVAFVNGVEVVSAPDALVLDTASTIAPVGDIVGLSLYAYQVAYHINVGGPPITSANDTLGRSWVPDDPFLQSPGAAEHVSVSAGIIKYPEGVTPLIAPNLVYSTAVNMGDAEVANPNFNVTWHFAVDPAFAYFLRLHFCDIVSKSLNDLYFNVYINGQMAISGLDLSTVTGALATPYYKDIVVNASVATDRITIQIGPTKEVTGRVDALLNGVEILKMSNSVRSLDGEFGVDGSKVDDGGGGKSKAVVAAVGFAMMLGAFAGLCAMMVKWHKRPHDWERRSSFSSWLLPVNTGNTSFVSSSKGYGHGYSTHKSSGYTFSSTAGLGRYFSLAELQTATKSFDKNAVIGVGGFGNVYIGELEDGTQVAVKRGNPQSEQGINEFQTEIQMLSKLRHRHLVSLIGYCDESSEMILVYEYMANGPFRDHLYGNGLPPLTWKQRLEICIGAARGLHYLHTGTAQGIIHRDVKTTNILLDDSFVAKVSDFGLSKDAPGMNQTHVSTAVKGSFGYLDPEYFRCQQLTDKSDVYSFGVVLFEALCARPALDPALPREQVNLAEWGLQWKRKGLVEKIIDPTIVGTINKDSLSKFVEAAEKCLAEYGVDRPSMGDVLWNLEYALQLQEANPPEPEQQQPTSKDDNASKAAEAASTNAATPMNQSLENSSTEMANELFAQLAGMKGR, translated from the coding sequence ATGCGCCGCCTGCGAATCTCGTCGATGGGAAAAATGGAGGCAGTGGATTGGTTTATCTTCCTCGCCATCTGCGTGGCCTGCGCTGTGGAGTCGGCAGCGGCGGCGGCCCCTTTCGCCCCTGCTGACAGCTTCCTGTTCGACTGCGGCGCCACCTCCGGTGTCGCAATGCCTGACGGCCGAGTGTTCATGACCGACGAGCAGACCACCCCGTTCCTCGCTGCCTCCGACGAAGTCCGTGTCTCGGTCCCCTCCGCCCCCGGCGTCCCCTCCCCTCTCTACCTCTCCGCCAGGATCTTCCATGGCGAATCCGCCTACAGCTTCACCCTCGCCCGCCCTGGTTGGCACTGGATCCGCCTTTATTTCTTCCCCCTCGACAACTCCGATTCCGATCTCACCGCGGCCATCTTCTCCGTCTCCACCGATGATCTCGTCCTCCTCCATAGCTTCTCCGTCGACGACCCCTCCGAGTGGGTCCTCAAGGAGTACCTCGTCAACGCCACCAGCCCCAACCTCACCCTCCGCTTCTCCCCGCTCCACGACTCCGTCGCTTTCGTCAACGGCGTTGAGGTTGTCTCCGCCCCCGACGCGCTCGTCCTTGACACCGCCTCCACCATCGCCCCCGTCGGCGACATCGTTGGCCTCTCCCTCTACGCCTACCAGGTGGCGTACCACATCAACGTCGGCGGCCCGCCCATCACCTCCGCCAACGACACGCTCGGACGCTCCTGGGTTCCCGACGACCCCTTTCTCCAGTCGCCGGGGGCTGCAGAGCACGTGTCCGTCTCCGCCGGCATCATCAAGTACCCGGAGGGCGTCACGCCGCTCATCGCGCCCAACTTGGTCTACTCCACCGCCGTCAATATGGGAGACGCCGAGGTGGCGAATCCCAATTTCAACGTGACGTGGCACTTCGCCGTCGACCCCGCCTTCGCCTACTTCCTCCGCCTCCATTTCTGCGACATTGTCAGCAAATCCCTCAACGACCTCTACTTCAACGTGTATATCAACGGCCAGATGGCGATATCCGGCCTCGACCTCTCCACGGTCACAGGAGCGCTCGCTACGCCGTACTACAAAGACATCGTCGTCAATGCCTCGGTCGCGACGGACCGGATCACGATCCAGATCGGCCCGACGAAGGAAGTCACTGGCAGAGTCGATGCTCTGCTCAACGGCGTTGAGATTCTTAAAATGAGCAACTCGGTGAGGAGCCTGGACGGAGAGTTCGGTGTCGACGGGTCGAAGGTCGACGACGGCGGCGGCGGGAAATCGAAGGCCGTGGTGGCGGCGGTCGGATTCGCTATGATGTTGGGCGCTTTCGCCGGCCTCTGCGCGATGATGGTGAAATGGCACAAGCGGCCGCATGACTGGGAGAGGAGGAGCAGCTTCTCCTCCTGGCTCCTGCCTGTTAACACCGGGAACACCAGCTTCGTGTCGTCGAGCAAAGGCTACGGCCACGGCTACAGCACGCACAAGAGCAGCGGCTACACCTTCTCCTCCACCGCCGGCCTCGGCCGCTACTTCTCACTGGCGGAGCTCCAGACGGCGACCAAGAGCTTCGACAAGAACGCGGTGATCGGCGTCGGCGGCTTCGGGAACGTGTACATCGGCGAGCTGGAGGACGGCACGCAGGTAGCCGTGAAGCGAGGAAACCCGCAGTCGGAGCAGGGGATCAACGAGTTCCAAACCGAGATCCAGATGCTGTCGAAGCTCCGGCACCGGCACTTGGTGTCGCTCATCGGTTACTGCGATGAGAGCTCGGAGATGATCCTGGTGTACGAGTACATGGCCAACGGGCCCTTTAGGGACCATCTTTACGGCAATGGCTTACCTCCCCTGACTTGGAAACAGAGGTTGGAAATTTGCATCGGGGCGGCGCGGGGGCTGCACTACCTGCACACCGGCACGGCGCAGGGGATCATCCACCGCGACGTGAAGACCACCAACATCCTCCTCGACGACAGCTTCGTGGCCAAGGTGTCGGACTTCGGGCTGTCGAAGGACGCGCCGGGGATGAACCAGACGCACGTGAGCACTGCGGTGAAGGGCAGCTTCGGCTACCTCGACCCCGAGTACTTCCGGTGCCAGCAACTGACGGACAAGTCGGACGTGTACTCCTTCGGCGTGGTGCTGTTCGAGGCGCTCTGCGCTCGGCCGGCGCTCGACCCGGCGCTGCCGCGGGAGCAGGTGAACCTGGCGGAGTGGGGGCTGCAGTGGAAGCGGAAGGGcctcgtcgagaagatcatcgacCCCACCATCGTCGGCACCATCAACAAGGACTCGCTCAGCAAGTTCGTCGAGGCCGCCGAGAAGTGCCTGGCGGAGTACGGCGTCGACCGGCCGTCCATGGGCGACGTGCTCTGGAACCTCGAGTACGCGCTGCAACTGCAGGAAGCGAACCCGCCGGAGCCCGAGCAGCAACAACCGACGTCGAAGGACGACAACGCCAGCAAGGCAGCGGAGGCGGCAAGCACGAACGCGGCGACGCCCATGAACCAGTCTCTGGAGAACTCGAGCACGGAGATGGCGAACGAGCTCTTCGCGCAGCTCGCCGGAATGAAAGGACGGTGA
- the LOC122007076 gene encoding probable inactive receptor kinase At5g67200: MRSLLILLAPLLILLLPCTTTAASSGDASALLAFKSAADPGNCLAFLPLAENASETHCRWPGVSCSAAGRVVRLVLEGAGITGFFPGGTLDRLDQLRVLSLKNNSLAGPIPDLSPLRNLKAVFLGRNRFGGRFPASILSLRRLRTIDLSYNHLSGPVPPELAAFDRLRALRLEFNRFDGTIPALNQSSLKKLDFSFNNFTGPIPSTAVLSSFDASAFAANPGLCGGIVKRECNDSHILFFRGGNGSHNGPAPVSAVLGLNQGIHLPGAAASSSPQKTHKKPIVIMIGLLACSMLAIGILGVLLSVQRRRKRMRQGEILSPVNRSSNGVLQAAKPEVEPLESYNEEIESGNNELVSVAAQAMSEEKVKKLAKSGCLVFCAGETQVYALEQLMKSSAEMLGRGKLGTTYKAVLQNSLIVTVKRLDATKLAATGKEAFERHMDVVGKLRHPKLVSLRAYFQAKEERLLVYDYQPNGSLQALIHGSRSTRPKPLHWTSCLKIAEDVAQGLAYIHQASRLVHGNIRSSNILLGSDFEGCLTDNCLSFLMEPSDIEDDSSGYQAPEARRMNGPLTQKSDIYSFGVVLLELLTGKSPSQHPATIPACLPSWVRSTREDSGEDEQLTMIAHITAACLQPSPDSRPTTWQVLKMIQEVKEADTGDNDSDSASLS; this comes from the exons ATGCGCTCCCTGTTGATCCTCCTCGCGCCGCTGCTGATCCTCCTCCTCCCCTGCACCACCACTGCGGCTTCCTCGGGAGACGCCTCGGCGCTCCTCGCCTTCAAGTCCGCCGCCGACCCCGGGAACTGCCTGGCCTTTCTCCCGTTGGCAGAAAATGCCTCCGAAACCCACTGCAGATGGCCTGGAGTCTCCTGCTCCGCCGCAGGCCGCGTCGTCCGCCTTGTCCTCGAGGGCGCTGGCATCACCGGGTTCTTCCCGGGAGGTACTCTCGACCGCCTCGACCAGCTCCGGGTTCTTAGTCTCAAGAATAACTCCCTTGCTGGCCCCATTCCGGACCTCTCGCCGCTGAGAAACCTCAAGGCAGTGTTCCTCGGCCGCAACCGCTTCGGAGGCCGGTTCCCGGCCTCGATCCTCTCCCTCCGCCGCCTTCGCACCATTGATCTATCCTACAACCATCTCAGCGGACCTGTCCCGCCGGAGCTTGCGGCGTTCGACAGGCTCAGAGCCCTCCGGCTCGAGTTCAATCGCTTCGATGGCACCATTCCCGCACTGAATCAGTCCTCCCTTAAAAAACTCGATTTCTCCTTCAATAACTTCACCGGACCGATCCCCTCCACCGCCGTCTTGTCCTCCTTTGACGCCTCCGCGTTCGCCGCCAATCCTGGGCTCTGCGGCGGGATCGTCAAGAGGGAGTGCAACGACTCTCATATTCTTTTCTTCCGCGGTGGCAATGGCTCTCACAACGGGCCAGCACCTGTGAGCGCTGTTTTAGGGCTAAATCAAGGGATCCATCTCCCCGGCGCGGCCGCGTCGTCGTCGCCGCAGAAGACACACAAGAAGCCCATCGTCATCATGATCGGGTTGCTGGCCTGCTCCATGCTGGCAATCGGGATCCTTGGAGTGCTGTTGTCGGTGCAGAGGCGGAGGAAGAGAATGAGGCAAGGTGAGATCCTGAGCCCAGTGAACCGCAGTAGCAATGGCGTCTTACAGGCAGCTAAGCCCGAAGTGGAGCCACTGGAGAGCTACAATGAGGAAATTGAAAGCGGAAACAACGAGCTGGTCTCGGTGGCGGCGCAGGCGATGTCGGAGGAGAAGGTGAAGAAGCTGGCCAAGAGTGGATGCTTGGTGTTCTGCGCCGGTGAGACGCAGGTGTACGCGCTGGAGCAGCTGATGAAGTCGTCGGCCGAGATGCTTGGGAGGGGGAAGTTAGGAACGACGTACAAGGCAGTGTTACAGAACAGTCTTATTGTGACCGTGAAGAGGTTGGACGCGACAAAACTCGCGGCGACGGGGAAGGAGGCGTTCGAGAGGCACATGGACGTGGTGGGGAAGCTGCGCCACCCTAAATTGGTGTCATTGAGGGCTTACTTCCAAGCTAAGGAAGAGAGACTGCTGGTGTACGACTACCAGCCCAATGGAAGCCTTCAGGCCTTGATTCATG GCTCAAGATCGACAAGGCCAAAGCCTCTTCACTGGACCTCATGTCTAAAAATAGCAGAAGATGTTGCACAAGGCCTTGCCTACATCCACCAAGCTTCTCGTCTAGTTCATGGCAACATTAGATCTTCCAACATTCTTCTTGGTTCTGATTTTGAGGGTTGTCTCACCGACAACTGCCTATCATTCCTCATGGAGCCATCTGACATCGAAGACGACTCCTCAGGGTATCAAGCACCAGAAGCCCGACGGATGAATGGGCCTTTAACTCAAAAATCCGACATATACTCATTCGGTGTGGTACTACTGGAACTCCTCACAGGGAAATCCCCATCTCAACATCCAGCCACAATTCCAGCCTGTTTACCTTCTTGGGTTCGATCAACACGAGAAGACAGTGGAGAAGATGAGCAATTAACGATGATCGCCCACATCACTGCAGCTTGCTTACAACCTTCTCCAGACAGTAGGCCAACCACATGGCAGGTCCTGAAAATGATTCAGGAAGTGAAGGAGGCCGACACAGGGGACAACGACAGCGATTCAGCCTCACTTTCCTAA